The DNA segment TTAAAGCGGAGTATTTCCAAACTGCGATCGCCATAAACTCCCTCTATTTGCTCACGACAGCAGTCAATAGCAAAATCATCGAGTTCTTCTGGCTCAACTCCATACATATCTTGAAATGTCTCTGGTTCTACACGGCAGAAACGTGGGCGATTTGGGTAGATACTGCATTCTCGGCTGCTATGATCGAAATTAATGCACCATCCATCTTCGCCAACCATACTCAGGTATTGTGCCAATTCGGCTGGTGAGAGATACTCTTCTAAATCTGGACGTTCTGCGGGGTCAAGATTACAACAAGCCCCACATTGTTTAACACATTGCCAGTTTGCCATTTTATTGCTTTTCCTATAATTTTGTTAAGTAAATTAAATCTAACAGCCCACAGCCAGATATGATTGATGGCGAGTTTTGCAACTGAGTTACTGTATTTTCAGAAATATAAGAGGACAAGGGAAAAATGTTTGACACTTTAAGCAATCTTAATTGGGAAGTTATATTCCAGCTAGTTTCCGTGGGACTAATCATCATTGCTGGCCCAGTAGTAATATTTGTACTGGCGTTTCGCAACGGCAATATGTAAACGGGTAGAGTGCTGAGTGCTGAGTAGATTGAAAACTTAAAACTCAGGACTCAGTGCCGATAATGCCTGAAGGGCAGCTTGGATAATGTTGTCATACTTTGGTTGAGATATATCAATCTCTTGGGAGTCTTGACGATTTTTCCCTAGTAGACCAATTGTCTGTCCTGGTTGCATGACTAAAACTTTGCCTTCAGGATTTTTAATTCTTAATTCTGGTAAAACATCATTTTGATAAATACCACAAGTATAATTTCGCTGCTTGTACTCAAAGTTAGCTTTTAATGGACTACCAGACGACTGATTAAATACATGAGTTGGTGGTAGCTGTTGAGAGTTGCTGGTTTGATGACTCAAATGCTGATGGGGAAGTCTGACACCGAGTAATTCCAACTCAATGGTAGTGTTGCCATTAAAGTGATTCTCTCGCAACTTGTAAGCAATATCCACTAGGGGTGGTAGGGGGAAGTAGTCGCGCCAACGCCAAGCGATCGCTTTAATTTTATACTGCTGGTCAAGAATAGTCTGGCTCAGTGT comes from the Nodularia sp. NIES-3585 genome and includes:
- a CDS encoding YkgJ family cysteine cluster protein translates to MANWQCVKQCGACCNLDPAERPDLEEYLSPAELAQYLSMVGEDGWCINFDHSSRECSIYPNRPRFCRVEPETFQDMYGVEPEELDDFAIDCCREQIEGVYGDRSLEILRFNKAIGF
- the psb30 gene encoding photosystem II reaction center protein Ycf12/Psb30, which gives rise to MFDTLSNLNWEVIFQLVSVGLIIIAGPVVIFVLAFRNGNM